The Carassius auratus strain Wakin chromosome 27, ASM336829v1, whole genome shotgun sequence genome includes a region encoding these proteins:
- the LOC113045590 gene encoding RING finger protein 223-like: MEPSPALWHTQVVPLETDLERVSLHPECSICFNIYDNVFKTPKQLDCTHTFCLECLSRIMTTSMDPQNSKISCPFCRHPTTIPKKGPPALTTSQEVLCRLPVHQQQEEPVWLDGERLCYQRPIDIPGVPAFCICVNIGASGQSTVSSSQTRPRLGLLERLMDSKRLVIFIFLMVLLLGIVLWPLQCIVTTGSMRCVPQNLQMSTTTPSITTVNV; this comes from the coding sequence ATGGAGCCGAGTCCTGCACTGTGGCACACTCAGGTGGTCCCGCTGGAAACAGACCTGGAGAGGGTGAGCTTGCATCCTGAGTGCTCCATCTGCTTCAACATCTATGACAATGTCTTCAAAACGCCAAAACAGTTGGACTGCACACACACCTTCTGCCTCGAGTGCCTTTCCCGCATTATGACCACCTCCATGGACCCCCAAAACTCAAAAATCTCCTGCCCCTTCTGCCGCCATCCCACTACCATCCCCAAAAAAGGCCCTCCGGCTTTGACCACCAGCCAGGAGGTGCTGTGTCGTCTGCCCGTCCACCAGCAGCAAGAGGAACCGGTGTGGCTGGACGGAGAGAGGCTGTGCTATCAGCGGCCAATAGACATTCCAGGTGTGCCAGCGTTCTGCATCTGTGTCAATATTGGGGCCAGTGGACAAAGCACTGTATCTTCTTCCCAAACTCGACCACGACTTGGGCTTCTGGAACGACTGATGGATTCGAAGCGTTTAGTGATATTTATATTCCTCATGGTGCTGCTGCTGGGGATCGTTCTGTGGCCCCTGCAGTGCATCGTCACGACGGGCTCCATGCGTTGTGTGCCCCAGAACTTGCAGATGTCTACTACCACACCTTCTATTACCACAGTCAATGTATAA